The following are encoded together in the Methanosarcina flavescens genome:
- a CDS encoding ABC transporter ATP-binding protein, with translation MGDDIRKQNKEGTIIEIKDLWYTYPGRSEPTLKGVNLKIEEGEFVLLTGPTGCGKSTLLKTLNGIIPHESEGIFSGSIKIMGTEIGDLNQVELSRKVGLVFQNPDDQIFSTTVEDEVAFGLENLCIEREEIDIKVGEALRMVGMLEHRLSSTNALSGGQKQRVCIASMLAMMPEILAMDEPVSQMDPAGTQEILNTVRELNKRMKITILLVEHRLHEIAPFADRIVIMDNGKIIFDQPAPDAFDHLEIFHRLGLRVPVPVELCHTLGIKARPFSAEETIPLLNNRDFKEKTERYITHHDLEKRINPEGCSAENNELLISIQNVWSGYDKNRMVLKGINLEICRGERVAVMGTNGSGKSTLLLNLASILKPYKGSIKVFGEDTESKNPYSFAGRIGLVFQNPDLMLFCNSAEEEVMFGPVQLKLENIEERTRISLEAMSILDLKQDLPQSLSRGQRLRTAVASVLSIDPELVLLDEPTTGQDRVNIEQMMDYFKNKGSTLVFCTHDIEIAMLYATRILVMSEGQIIADGKGRDVIRNTDILRKASLTQPPVVEIANYLGINAFSITELVETLAHRSCEVVEC, from the coding sequence GTGGGAGATGATATTAGAAAACAGAATAAGGAAGGCACAATAATAGAGATCAAAGATTTGTGGTACACATATCCGGGTAGATCGGAACCGACTTTGAAAGGAGTCAATCTGAAAATAGAGGAAGGAGAATTCGTTCTCCTGACCGGACCTACAGGCTGTGGGAAGAGCACTTTACTCAAAACACTCAACGGCATAATTCCACACGAATCCGAGGGAATATTTTCAGGCAGCATAAAAATCATGGGGACAGAAATCGGTGATTTAAACCAGGTAGAGCTTTCAAGGAAAGTAGGGCTTGTCTTCCAAAATCCCGATGACCAGATCTTTTCTACAACTGTTGAAGACGAAGTAGCCTTTGGGCTTGAAAACCTCTGCATAGAAAGAGAAGAGATTGATATAAAGGTAGGAGAAGCTCTCCGGATGGTAGGAATGCTAGAACACAGGCTGAGTTCCACGAATGCTCTTTCAGGGGGTCAGAAGCAGAGGGTCTGCATTGCAAGCATGCTCGCGATGATGCCTGAAATCCTTGCCATGGACGAACCTGTAAGCCAGATGGACCCTGCAGGCACACAGGAAATACTGAACACTGTTAGGGAACTCAACAAGAGAATGAAGATAACCATTTTGCTGGTTGAGCACAGGCTGCACGAAATTGCACCTTTTGCAGACAGAATCGTCATAATGGATAACGGAAAAATAATTTTCGACCAGCCTGCCCCCGACGCTTTTGACCATTTGGAGATATTTCACAGGCTGGGTCTTCGGGTTCCCGTACCTGTCGAGCTCTGCCACACCTTGGGGATAAAGGCGAGACCATTCAGTGCAGAGGAAACAATTCCTCTGCTGAATAATAGAGATTTTAAAGAAAAAACGGAGAGATACATAACACATCATGATCTGGAAAAAAGAATCAATCCTGAGGGCTGCTCTGCAGAAAATAACGAACTTTTGATTTCAATCCAGAATGTGTGGTCCGGGTATGATAAAAATCGGATGGTGCTTAAAGGCATAAATCTGGAAATATGCAGGGGCGAAAGGGTTGCGGTTATGGGTACAAACGGATCAGGTAAATCAACCCTGCTTCTAAATCTTGCATCCATACTTAAGCCGTATAAAGGAAGCATAAAGGTTTTCGGAGAAGATACAGAGTCAAAAAATCCGTATTCTTTTGCAGGCAGAATAGGGCTCGTATTCCAGAACCCGGACCTTATGCTTTTCTGCAATTCAGCCGAGGAAGAGGTGATGTTTGGACCTGTTCAGTTAAAGTTAGAAAATATAGAGGAAAGGACAAGGATTTCCCTGGAAGCGATGTCGATTTTAGATCTCAAGCAGGATCTTCCCCAATCATTGAGCAGAGGTCAGAGATTAAGGACAGCTGTTGCCTCGGTACTCTCTATTGACCCAGAGCTTGTCCTTCTTGATGAACCTACAACAGGGCAGGATAGAGTAAATATAGAGCAGATGATGGATTATTTCAAAAATAAAGGTTCCACGCTTGTGTTCTGTACCCATGATATTGAGATTGCAATGCTCTATGCCACAAGAATTCTTGTGATGAGCGAGGGTCAGATTATAGCGGATGGGAAGGGAAGAGATGTTATAAGGAATACAGATATCCTCAGGAAAGCATCTCTTACCCAGCCGCCTGTTGTTGAGATTGCTAACTATCTTGGAATTAATGCTTTTTCGATAACAGAGCTTGTAGAGACACTGGCTCATAGAAGTTGTGAAGTAGTGGAATGTTGA
- a CDS encoding energy-coupling factor transporter transmembrane component T family protein — MIGVRSIAEPTVKDTIIHRMDPRAKILILISVAFVAVTLDNPETMFLLFLIVLSGFALARMPAIKLKTLAILLILLIWGTVYSQALFYSQLPRTVIFTIISPDFPVLGWMTNGGLFVYAEGLQHGAIQGLRSASIMSLGLLICWTTDSRDMLNGLVGLSVPYSVAFMVVTAVRFLPIIITEVTTVITVQRLRGFSPKKFGSGIIKTSLNILTPTLSNCVRRTGTLAVSIQSRAFRANTERTYLKKLEFSEFDRAVVMFCIFAALSIVIIKFLYNMYTSGIYYNSGLRPVYAIARGYL, encoded by the coding sequence ATGATAGGAGTCAGATCAATTGCAGAGCCAACAGTTAAAGACACTATAATTCACAGGATGGATCCCAGGGCAAAGATCCTGATTCTGATATCAGTTGCTTTTGTAGCAGTAACACTTGACAATCCTGAGACCATGTTTTTGCTGTTTCTGATCGTACTTTCCGGTTTTGCACTCGCAAGGATGCCTGCAATAAAACTCAAAACCCTTGCAATATTGCTCATACTTTTAATCTGGGGAACCGTCTATTCCCAGGCCCTGTTTTATTCCCAGCTTCCGAGGACTGTAATTTTTACCATAATCAGCCCTGATTTTCCGGTACTGGGATGGATGACAAATGGAGGACTGTTCGTATATGCAGAAGGGCTTCAGCACGGCGCAATTCAGGGTTTGAGATCTGCTTCAATCATGTCCCTTGGACTACTGATATGCTGGACTACGGATTCAAGAGATATGTTAAACGGCCTTGTAGGACTCAGTGTCCCTTATAGCGTGGCTTTTATGGTGGTAACAGCAGTCAGGTTCCTTCCGATAATAATCACCGAAGTGACCACTGTAATAACAGTCCAGAGGCTCAGGGGTTTTAGTCCTAAAAAGTTTGGATCAGGAATTATCAAAACATCGCTCAATATACTGACCCCTACCCTGTCAAACTGTGTAAGGAGGACAGGTACGCTTGCTGTTTCCATCCAGAGCAGAGCTTTTCGGGCTAATACAGAAAGGACATACCTCAAAAAACTGGAATTTTCGGAATTTGACAGAGCAGTGGTTATGTTCTGCATTTTTGCAGCATTAAGTATTGTGATAATAAAGTTTCTTTACAACATGTATACAAGTGGAATTTATTACAATTCAGGCTTAAGACCTGTTTATGCAATCGCCAGGGGATACCTGTGA
- a CDS encoding ABC transporter permease: MRAIYYYFERDFVKWLRGRVTVISSLVMPAAWLVFVGLALPTKFTDNYLQFITPGILVMTTLFSSLQGGSLMIFDKILGFLNKFLAMPSPRESMLYGKILFISVRGLLQATVILLIATFLGVRILNPIHIVLIYLTLFLFSVLFSAFSTMIGLYLSDHDSYAAANSMISMPLFFTSSALMPYEVMPAWLRTLAKLNPVSYAIDSARMLFEGGIPVNGIIGLAIGAGIMVLLGTYQFRKAVV, encoded by the coding sequence ATGAGAGCAATATACTACTATTTTGAAAGGGATTTTGTAAAATGGTTGAGAGGAAGAGTAACTGTTATTTCGTCGCTTGTAATGCCTGCAGCCTGGCTTGTATTTGTTGGGCTTGCCCTGCCCACAAAATTTACTGATAATTATCTTCAATTTATCACTCCTGGCATCCTTGTTATGACAACCCTTTTTTCTTCCCTTCAGGGAGGATCGCTTATGATTTTCGATAAAATACTGGGTTTTTTGAATAAATTCCTTGCAATGCCTTCCCCGAGAGAAAGTATGCTGTACGGAAAAATCCTCTTTATCAGCGTAAGAGGATTACTTCAGGCGACCGTGATCCTTTTGATAGCTACGTTTCTTGGAGTAAGGATATTGAACCCTATACATATAGTTCTGATATATCTAACACTGTTCCTGTTTTCGGTCTTATTCTCTGCCTTCTCAACCATGATAGGACTCTATCTGAGTGACCATGATAGTTACGCAGCCGCGAACAGCATGATCAGCATGCCCCTGTTTTTCACGAGTAGCGCACTTATGCCCTACGAAGTTATGCCTGCCTGGTTGAGGACACTGGCAAAGCTTAATCCGGTGAGCTATGCAATCGACAGTGCAAGAATGCTGTTTGAAGGAGGAATACCTGTTAACGGGATCATCGGCCTTGCTATAGGAGCCGGGATTATGGTGCTTCTTGGAACGTATCAGTTCAGAAAGGCAGTTGTGTGA
- a CDS encoding glycoside hydrolase family 15 protein, which produces MGHFHRIGIYTDGRLSWINEENWERKPAYKSDTLVSENWALNNELGIELLLEESVCCEDNIFLRKITIKNLQKIFREVRLFFNHDFHLYGDGVGDTAIYQMDHNVIVHYKRARYFLIGILKANNKEDMVADIDDYAIGYAEKDGLKGTYVDAEDGILSKNPVAQGSVDSTVGISLQLQGSSTEVIYYYMTAGKDFKDVYTLNDIVMELGPENLQKHTEKYQRNWVDRQRIDLSGLEPRLVDLYKRSLLTIKTQTDTNGAIIAANDSENIQFNRDTYSYMWPRDGAFVSIAMINAGFPEFTKPFFRFCKNVIWWAGCLLHKYNPDGTLGSSWLPWVTYGEPSLPIQEDETALVIHALWKYYEATGDIEFIKEVYEPLVKNAVFFMDDYKYPNDIPVESYDLWEERKGIFTFTASAVYRGLLSGEKLSRLVGDKETYKTCISRYSKLKKAILRELYDNERGIFLRGINYKNHNIKNKSLDRTVDSSVYGIFEFNLLPADEPRVIRTMRNLEQKLWVPGTGGLARYENDFYYRQEGRINSNPWLICTLWLAKWYIAKAKEIKDLEKALGLINWAADNSLETGIMPEQIDSLTGEPLSVAPLTWSHAEFVDTIIRYQKKKTQLRIKED; this is translated from the coding sequence ATGGGGCATTTCCATAGAATAGGAATCTATACTGACGGTAGGCTTTCCTGGATCAATGAAGAAAATTGGGAGAGAAAGCCTGCGTATAAGAGCGATACCCTTGTCTCCGAGAATTGGGCTTTAAATAATGAACTGGGGATCGAACTGCTTTTGGAAGAAAGTGTGTGTTGTGAAGACAATATATTTCTCCGGAAGATAACAATTAAAAATCTACAGAAAATTTTCCGAGAGGTTCGACTTTTTTTTAATCACGATTTTCACTTATACGGAGACGGCGTAGGAGACACTGCAATATATCAGATGGACCATAACGTTATCGTTCATTATAAACGAGCCAGGTACTTTCTTATAGGCATTCTCAAAGCAAACAATAAGGAAGATATGGTTGCTGATATCGACGATTATGCTATAGGCTATGCTGAGAAAGACGGGTTAAAAGGTACTTATGTGGATGCGGAAGATGGAATACTCTCAAAAAATCCAGTTGCTCAGGGTTCAGTAGATTCAACTGTAGGAATTAGCCTGCAACTTCAGGGCAGCAGCACAGAGGTCATTTACTATTATATGACAGCTGGAAAAGATTTTAAAGATGTCTATACGCTTAATGATATCGTTATGGAACTGGGACCAGAAAATCTTCAGAAGCATACAGAAAAATATCAGAGGAACTGGGTAGACCGTCAAAGAATTGATCTCTCAGGGCTTGAACCTCGGCTTGTGGATTTATATAAAAGATCCCTTCTGACAATAAAGACCCAGACTGACACAAATGGAGCTATAATAGCAGCAAATGACTCTGAGAATATTCAATTTAATCGAGATACCTATAGTTATATGTGGCCCAGAGATGGAGCTTTTGTATCAATTGCCATGATAAATGCAGGTTTTCCTGAATTTACCAAACCCTTTTTCAGGTTCTGTAAAAATGTAATCTGGTGGGCTGGATGTTTATTGCACAAATATAACCCTGACGGCACTCTGGGAAGCAGCTGGCTTCCCTGGGTTACATATGGAGAGCCTTCACTTCCGATTCAGGAAGATGAGACTGCTCTTGTTATCCACGCTCTCTGGAAATATTATGAAGCTACCGGTGATATTGAATTTATAAAGGAGGTATATGAACCTCTGGTAAAAAATGCTGTTTTTTTTATGGATGACTATAAGTATCCAAATGATATTCCCGTTGAAAGTTACGATCTCTGGGAAGAACGAAAGGGAATTTTTACCTTTACCGCATCTGCTGTATACAGAGGACTTCTCTCAGGAGAGAAACTCAGCCGTTTAGTAGGAGACAAAGAAACTTATAAAACATGCATATCGCGTTATTCAAAATTGAAAAAAGCAATATTAAGGGAGCTTTATGATAATGAACGCGGTATTTTTTTGAGGGGTATAAACTATAAGAATCATAATATAAAAAATAAAAGTTTAGATCGGACAGTGGATAGCAGTGTATATGGAATTTTCGAGTTTAATTTACTCCCAGCAGATGAGCCTAGAGTGATAAGAACAATGAGAAACTTAGAACAAAAACTTTGGGTTCCAGGAACAGGCGGTCTGGCGAGATATGAAAATGATTTTTATTATCGTCAAGAAGGCAGGATTAACAGCAACCCCTGGCTTATATGCACTCTATGGCTTGCGAAATGGTATATTGCAAAAGCAAAAGAGATCAAGGATCTAGAAAAGGCTCTTGGATTGATTAACTGGGCTGCAGATAATTCTCTTGAAACAGGAATTATGCCTGAACAGATTGATTCTCTTACAGGAGAACCACTTTCTGTCGCACCACTTACCTGGAGCCATGCTGAATTCGTGGATACAATTATCAGGTATCAAAAAAAGAAAACACAATTAAGAATTAAAGAAGATTGA
- a CDS encoding hemerythrin domain-containing protein: METIYDILKEEHDQLADLLQQAVADSSKVSFLKIRIRAEPHMIGEEKFFYPRLEETEELRDLIAEAYKEHNEAKALISEMEVMEERDESWTSKLSELKQSIDHHVKEEENKVFERARNVLSQQEAEELAEQYVEFKRSYMNRVEAGELPV, translated from the coding sequence ATGGAAACGATTTATGACATCCTGAAAGAGGAACATGACCAGTTGGCTGATCTTCTCCAGCAAGCAGTGGCTGATAGTTCAAAAGTGTCTTTTCTTAAAATAAGGATTAGGGCTGAGCCTCATATGATAGGGGAAGAAAAATTCTTTTATCCAAGGCTTGAAGAGACAGAAGAATTACGTGACCTTATTGCTGAAGCCTATAAGGAACACAATGAGGCAAAAGCCCTGATCTCTGAGATGGAAGTTATGGAAGAAAGGGATGAAAGTTGGACTTCTAAACTCAGTGAACTAAAACAAAGTATAGACCATCATGTAAAAGAAGAGGAAAATAAAGTGTTTGAAAGAGCTCGAAATGTCCTGAGCCAGCAGGAGGCAGAAGAACTCGCTGAACAGTATGTTGAGTTCAAAAGGAGTTACATGAACAGGGTAGAAGCCGGGGAACTTCCGGTATAA
- a CDS encoding hemerythrin domain-containing protein, whose translation METIYDILKAEHRQVADLTQQAMRDSSKESFLKIKAKLDPHIMGEEKLFYPLLEQKSELRELVNHAYEEHKEIRSVLSELESMDPSSSNWVSKLKELDETVSHHVEEEENKVFPEAQRVMSEDKAQQISQQYLDFSKTFKQQHPMP comes from the coding sequence ATGGAAACAATTTATGATATACTAAAAGCAGAACACAGGCAAGTAGCTGACCTTACACAGCAGGCAATGCGTGATAGCTCAAAGGAGAGTTTCCTCAAGATAAAGGCGAAACTCGATCCTCATATAATGGGAGAAGAAAAGCTTTTCTATCCACTGCTTGAGCAGAAATCGGAATTACGTGAGCTTGTCAATCATGCCTATGAAGAGCATAAAGAAATAAGGTCCGTATTGTCAGAACTGGAAAGCATGGATCCAAGCAGTTCGAATTGGGTTTCCAAGCTCAAGGAACTGGATGAGACTGTAAGTCACCACGTAGAAGAGGAAGAAAATAAGGTATTTCCAGAGGCTCAGAGAGTAATGAGTGAAGACAAAGCACAACAGATATCTCAGCAGTATCTTGATTTCTCAAAGACTTTTAAACAGCAACATCCCATGCCTTAA
- a CDS encoding phosphate signaling complex PhoU family protein, whose amino-acid sequence MTKDKRKVQFTGNSTYIVSLPIKWVRDIGLEAGDTLTLTPMPNRTLLVSPSAVSKENSALKATIDYVHSDSAENNLRILISHYLVGYDVIRLTTKKGFSAYDRKFIKDSVRQKLIGLELVEESRNELVFQCLLNYNDLPLSRVIKNMYGLVLSMLEDSMSALRDHNVEIAEDVVQRDDDVDRFYLLSVRQLKASIDDIELSEKIGIRHPRECLGYRLITKCIERVGDHAVRISKNVLKMDSGVSADDPIFQMADLSRKVFESSIGSMTEEDPQAINNIVVEAKKVSQFGVSLEPQDCDGSGNIELSMILESLRRVSEYSADIAEVAINMNIRQA is encoded by the coding sequence ATTACCAAGGATAAAAGAAAAGTTCAGTTTACCGGAAATTCTACTTATATTGTGTCTCTCCCCATAAAATGGGTCCGGGATATAGGGCTTGAGGCCGGGGACACCCTTACTCTTACACCCATGCCCAATAGAACCCTGCTTGTTTCTCCCAGCGCGGTCTCAAAGGAAAATTCAGCTCTTAAGGCTACAATCGATTATGTTCACTCAGACAGTGCAGAAAATAATCTCAGGATTCTTATTTCTCATTATCTTGTGGGCTATGACGTCATCAGGCTGACTACAAAAAAGGGATTCAGTGCCTATGATCGCAAGTTTATCAAAGATTCCGTGCGCCAGAAACTAATAGGGCTTGAGCTTGTGGAAGAATCCCGGAATGAGCTGGTCTTCCAGTGCCTTCTCAACTACAATGACCTCCCTCTTAGCCGGGTAATTAAAAACATGTATGGGCTTGTACTTTCCATGCTTGAAGACTCCATGTCTGCTCTCAGGGATCACAATGTCGAGATTGCCGAGGATGTCGTCCAGAGGGATGACGATGTGGACCGCTTTTATCTTCTTTCCGTCCGCCAGCTTAAGGCTTCAATCGATGATATCGAACTTTCTGAAAAGATAGGAATCAGGCATCCCAGAGAATGCCTGGGATACAGGCTTATTACAAAATGCATTGAGCGTGTAGGAGACCATGCAGTCAGGATCTCCAAGAACGTCCTTAAAATGGACTCCGGGGTCAGTGCAGATGACCCGATCTTCCAGATGGCTGATCTCTCCCGCAAAGTTTTCGAGAGTTCGATAGGCTCAATGACTGAAGAAGATCCGCAGGCTATTAATAATATTGTTGTAGAAGCTAAAAAAGTCTCCCAGTTCGGGGTTTCTCTGGAGCCGCAAGATTGCGATGGTTCAGGCAATATCGAACTTAGCATGATCCTGGAGAGTCTCAGGCGTGTTTCGGAATACAGTGCTGATATTGCTGAAGTTGCAATCAATATGAATATTAGACAGGCTTGA
- a CDS encoding DUF421 domain-containing protein, translating into MAESSIEVFEITRILIADAPWHFLLEIIVRSAFMFIFALIFMRFLGRRAIHQLTSFDLLLIIALGSAMGDPMIYPDVAILWSVFGIATIMVFYRVQNALANKYSWYEDLTEGSPVKIISNGILDSKELEKHTPTQDDIFLLLRNDGIRNLGEVEAAYLERDGSLSVFKYRPGKEKPGLPTISEDMIDEWKPHKAGTKVEISGYHSCYKTGETIWLEKGDIFPDCEGEIWVLSEEIQNF; encoded by the coding sequence ATGGCAGAATCTTCCATAGAGGTCTTCGAAATAACAAGGATTCTTATAGCCGATGCTCCCTGGCATTTCCTGCTTGAAATAATTGTCAGGTCAGCTTTCATGTTTATTTTTGCACTTATCTTTATGCGCTTTTTAGGAAGAAGGGCAATCCATCAGCTAACTTCTTTTGACCTTCTGCTTATTATTGCGCTTGGGTCAGCTATGGGAGACCCTATGATTTATCCTGATGTTGCTATTTTATGGTCGGTTTTCGGAATTGCAACCATTATGGTATTTTACAGAGTACAGAACGCTCTGGCGAATAAATACTCCTGGTATGAAGATTTGACTGAAGGCAGTCCTGTAAAGATAATAAGTAATGGGATTCTTGATTCGAAGGAACTTGAGAAACATACCCCAACACAAGATGATATTTTCCTTTTATTGAGAAATGACGGGATCCGGAATCTGGGAGAAGTTGAAGCTGCTTATCTTGAGAGAGATGGAAGCCTGAGTGTGTTCAAGTACAGACCCGGGAAAGAAAAACCAGGTCTGCCGACAATCTCCGAAGATATGATTGACGAATGGAAGCCTCACAAAGCAGGTACGAAAGTCGAAATTTCAGGCTATCACTCCTGCTACAAAACGGGCGAGACTATCTGGCTGGAAAAGGGCGATATCTTTCCCGACTGCGAAGGCGAGATCTGGGTATTGTCTGAAGAAATACAAAATTTTTGA
- a CDS encoding DUF2769 domain-containing protein, whose protein sequence is MNTCENAKVPYTLENIKKCMCPKCPVQADSKCAMDKLDNLMKQYESGSEGNVPKNQDVPGVYCSTGRATCQDLYPEEQCICYTCAVWKEYHLQNVKPTMYFCQRGGAV, encoded by the coding sequence ATGAATACATGCGAAAATGCAAAAGTTCCGTATACTCTAGAGAATATCAAGAAATGTATGTGCCCAAAATGTCCTGTCCAAGCTGACAGCAAATGTGCAATGGATAAACTTGATAATTTAATGAAGCAATATGAAAGTGGGAGCGAAGGTAATGTTCCTAAAAACCAGGACGTTCCAGGAGTCTACTGTTCAACTGGTAGAGCTACCTGTCAGGATCTTTACCCTGAAGAACAATGTATATGCTATACCTGTGCTGTCTGGAAAGAATATCATCTGCAAAATGTAAAGCCGACAATGTATTTCTGCCAGAGAGGTGGAGCAGTTTGA
- a CDS encoding ABC transporter ATP-binding protein → MIEIKKLSRSFGNLLAVDNLNLDVGNEIFGLLGPNGAGKSTTVMMLTTLLRPSSGTAKVCGYDIVKDSKKVRSKISYVPQDMAVDRKLTGRENVMLYAKLYGILDRNSKVDEVIEMMGLSDRADDLVAKYSGGMRRRLELAQALVHEPEVLFLDEPTLGLDVGGRKKIWEHIKMLKAEGMTIFMTTHYLEEAEKYCNRVAIIDKGRITAIGSPENLVSSAGENASLNDVFLEKVKTPEEQAGFNSTQFRNLLRRR, encoded by the coding sequence GTGATAGAGATTAAAAAATTATCCCGATCCTTCGGGAACCTGCTTGCTGTAGATAACCTGAATCTGGATGTTGGGAATGAGATATTTGGACTTCTGGGTCCCAATGGGGCAGGCAAGAGTACGACAGTCATGATGCTTACAACCCTGCTAAGACCGAGCAGTGGCACCGCAAAGGTCTGCGGGTATGATATTGTTAAGGATTCAAAGAAGGTGAGGTCAAAAATAAGCTATGTTCCCCAGGATATGGCAGTGGACAGAAAGCTGACAGGTAGGGAAAATGTGATGCTTTATGCAAAACTTTACGGAATTCTTGATAGGAATTCAAAAGTAGACGAAGTGATCGAAATGATGGGGCTTTCGGACCGCGCAGATGATCTTGTGGCAAAATACTCTGGAGGAATGAGGCGGCGCCTTGAACTTGCCCAGGCGCTTGTGCATGAGCCTGAAGTCCTGTTTCTTGACGAGCCCACCCTTGGTCTGGACGTAGGCGGCAGAAAAAAGATCTGGGAACACATTAAGATGCTGAAAGCCGAAGGAATGACTATTTTCATGACAACACATTACTTGGAAGAAGCAGAAAAATACTGTAACCGGGTTGCTATTATTGACAAAGGAAGGATAACAGCTATCGGATCTCCTGAGAATCTTGTAAGCTCAGCAGGAGAAAATGCTTCTCTCAATGACGTTTTTCTAGAGAAAGTCAAAACTCCTGAGGAGCAGGCAGGGTTTAATTCCACACAGTTCAGGAATCTTCTGAGGCGGAGATAA
- a CDS encoding uroporphyrinogen decarboxylase family protein, with protein sequence MTSSERMAALISGQKPDRIPVIPFVEGYSSNITGISLGDFYADGDKCFEAQFASMRLHGYEQTPMYGYASCGAWEFGGKIDFPYRKGQGAPYVTEHPVKTIEDIEKLEVPDFEKELPGAYKIADRVAARCFKLGMPVTVQTGSNFTAASVVADTSEFLTWLIMEPKTVHLLLDKVSDMFINALDYFANKYGSESLLPFDGGPSESNNMIPPQMFEEFAYPYMKKVHTHAKELGIHAMLMHPCANQNLNLPYYRKLREELNWSGKYFWLFGPETPIKDQVKAFGEHDVICGNINPTLFLTSSYEELLEICRQNIEEGMKSPSGYILSPGCEFPVNALPVKLMAMVDAAEKYGRYE encoded by the coding sequence ATGACATCATCAGAACGTATGGCAGCGCTTATTTCAGGGCAAAAGCCTGACCGTATTCCGGTAATTCCGTTTGTAGAGGGATATTCCTCAAATATTACAGGCATATCTCTTGGAGATTTTTATGCTGATGGGGATAAATGTTTTGAGGCGCAGTTTGCATCCATGCGGCTTCATGGTTATGAACAGACTCCGATGTATGGATATGCATCCTGTGGAGCATGGGAATTTGGTGGGAAAATCGATTTTCCTTATAGAAAAGGGCAGGGGGCTCCTTACGTAACCGAGCATCCTGTGAAAACTATAGAAGACATTGAAAAACTTGAGGTCCCGGATTTTGAAAAAGAATTGCCTGGTGCATATAAAATAGCAGACCGGGTTGCAGCCAGATGCTTTAAACTCGGAATGCCGGTTACCGTACAGACAGGCAGTAATTTTACTGCTGCCTCGGTTGTTGCAGATACATCTGAATTTTTAACATGGCTCATTATGGAACCAAAAACTGTCCATCTTTTACTCGATAAAGTAAGTGATATGTTCATCAACGCTCTAGACTATTTTGCAAATAAATATGGCTCAGAAAGCCTGCTGCCTTTTGACGGAGGGCCGTCCGAGTCAAATAATATGATTCCTCCGCAGATGTTTGAAGAATTTGCGTACCCATACATGAAAAAAGTTCATACCCATGCGAAAGAACTGGGAATACATGCTATGCTCATGCACCCATGTGCTAATCAGAACCTGAACCTTCCATATTATAGAAAATTAAGAGAAGAACTGAACTGGTCAGGAAAATATTTCTGGCTTTTTGGACCGGAAACTCCTATCAAAGATCAGGTTAAAGCTTTTGGAGAACACGACGTTATCTGCGGTAATATCAATCCTACACTATTCCTTACCAGCTCATATGAAGAACTTCTGGAAATATGCAGGCAGAATATCGAAGAAGGTATGAAATCTCCATCAGGGTATATTCTTTCTCCTGGATGTGAATTCCCTGTAAATGCGCTGCCTGTAAAGCTAATGGCGATGGTAGATGCAGCAGAAAAATACGGCAGATATGAATGA